Proteins from a single region of Megalopta genalis isolate 19385.01 chromosome 3, iyMegGena1_principal, whole genome shotgun sequence:
- the LOC143259043 gene encoding uncharacterized protein LOC143259043 isoform X2: MGIDSMRVGGGRCPPLLVGGLLVACLMLICNWWTLSSENIELVRQIDELNEQLKISAEERDQCVTLRGNLEKSFKTAEKEMESLHVRLEQQTDLKKTNDKLEESLHSCKTDLDNLRKVDDTKSETLETLKVEKDNYNIQLEEKREENKKLQEEVDQLKEELDKIKLTCNKLEKTPEFTQQSNKASPIQANKGTADQNPDAELEYQDNSKQGNLGSTDGNIVESERDAQMKAPASSINK; the protein is encoded by the exons ATGGGAATTGACAGTATGAGAGTCGGAGGAGGCCGATGTCCTCCCCTCCTTGTCGGAGGACTTCTTGTCGCTTGTTTAATGTTGATTTGTAACTGGTGGACTTTGTCTTCTGAAAATATTGAACTAGTTAGACAAATTGATGAATTGAACGAACAACTTAAAATCAG CGCCGAAGAAAGAGACCAGTGTGTGACATTACGTGGGAACTTGGAAAAGAGCTTTAAAACTGCAGAGAAAGAAATGGAATCACTTCATGTTCGTCTTGAGCAACAAACAGATCTAAAgaaaacaaatgataaattggaAGAATCTCTCCATTCTTGCAAGACTGATTTGGATAATTTGCGTAAAGTAGATGACACAAAATCTGAAACGTTAGAAACGTTAAAAGTAGAGAAAGATAATTATAATATCCAACTAGAAGAAAAAcgggaagaaaataaaaagttaCAGGAAGAAGTAGATCAg TTGAAAGAAGAACTTGACAAAATTAAACTTACATGTAATAAACTTGAGAAGACTCCTGAATTTACCCAACAAT CTAATAAGGCAAGTCCAATACAAGCAAACAAAGGTACTGCGGATCAGAATCCAGATGCAGAACTAGAATATCAAG ACAATAGTAAACAAGGAAATCTGGGATCCACAGATGGCAATATAGTAGAAAGCGAAAGGGATGCACAAATGAAAGCACCAGCCAGTagcattaataaataa
- the Ric gene encoding ras-related protein interacting with calmodulin isoform X1 translates to MSADILQDKSVALNGKNEVPAGPRPTTRRGLRVYKIVVLGDGGVGKSAVTLQFVSHSFIDYHDPTIEDSYQLQRVIDGEAALLDILDTAGQVEFTAMRDQYMRCGEGFMICYSVTDRHSFQEALEYRKLISRVRANEDIPLVLIGNKYDLQHKRKVTTEEGMALAEQLGCPFYETSAALRQFIDDAFHSLVRQIRAKERSRNSVRKHSRWWRLRSIFAFIFRRKQRHSNSHHYSPRM, encoded by the exons ATGTCAGCTGATATCCTGCAGGATAAGAGCGTAGCTTTGAATGGCAAGAACGAAGTACCGGCAGGCCCGCGGCCCACTACCAGACGTGGACTCAGGGTTTACAAGATTGTCGTTCTGGGTGACGGTGGTGTTGGTAAATCAG CTGTCACCTTGCAATTTGTCAGTCACAGTTTTATCGACTATCATGATCCAACTATAG AGGATTCATATCAACTGCAAAGGGTTATAGATGGAGAGGCTGCGCTCTTAGATATATTGGATACTGCAGGACAG gTGGAATTTACAGCTATGCGAGATCAATATATGAGATGTGGAGAAGGTTTCATGATATGTTATTCTGTAACTGATAGACATAGCTTCCAAGAAGCTTTGGAATATCGAAAATTAATATCGCGTGTAAGGGCTAATGAAGATATACCATTGGTGTTAATTGGCAATAAGTATGATTTGCAGCACAAAAGAAAG GTAACTACAGAAGAGGGGATGGCTCTTGCAGAACAGCTTGGTTGTCCATTTTATGAGACATCTGCTGCTCTTAGGCAATTCATTGATGATGCATTTCATTCATTAGTGAGGCAAATTCGAGCTAAGGAACGGTCACGAAATTCAGTGCGTAAACACAGTCGCTGGTGGCGATTACGATCAATTTTTGCCTTTATTTTCAGAAGAAAACAAAGACATAGCAACAGTCATCATTATTCGCCGCGAATGTGA
- the LOC143259041 gene encoding protein DENND6A, with translation MSVASSSKNKRMDNVNKKEETIYEKWECFHNWVHCICIVTFDLELGQAIEAIYPGHIMLSEQERSNVCYLAFPDSNSGCMGDTQYHVRIRQNGATVQDTKALKEYDRRSPPFLQCDKDYYWGYVYFRQVKDKSLPRGYFQKSIVIITKLPFVNLFGELCALIAPEFFEIGNAIMEAVVRDIDQWPPPVPGQIVHLPLIRVLFQTYIPNQNYKSTVTTIAAVDHASNFHTSRRLIVTSAYEGDMFRSLASVVSYVHLLWELVLLSEPIVVMAGSPTGCSEMVQALIAMIAPLKYCADQRPYFTIHDSEFKEYTTDAPSPPAVILGVTNPFFAKTLQHWPHIIRISNGTSNENQKYKIKKSENLKVLDSKPGVYTQYKPFLQKDKTILKKLFRGIQTKRPGEVQTLLLKRHLIELTESFMIPLERYIASLMPLQKDISPFKATPIPELFNPDDFLATLSSAGPQLTTGIKGDWVGLYRRFFRSPNFSGWFHTRYTELSHKLQLIQLEALSQADLKTWVQGKQEVELVDMILRIRQKLEKTNIDEVPIGKSVREKLQERINDITHTLPDDLKDILNHES, from the exons atGTCGGTTGCCTCTTCTtcgaaaaataaaagaatggaTAATGTAaataagaaagaagaaacgataTATGAGAAATGGGAATGTTTTCATAATTGGGTACATTGTATATGTATTGTTACATTTGATCTTGAATTAGGCCAAGCTATAGAG GCTATATATCCAGGTCATATCATGTTATCAGAACAAGAGAGATCTAATGTCTGTTATCTTGCTTTTCCTGATTCTAACTCTGGCTGCATGGGAGATACTCAATATCATGTCAGAATAAGACAGAATGGAGCCACAGTTCAAGATACTAAAGCTTTAAAAGAGTATGATAGAAGATCACCTCCATTTTTACAATGCGATAAAGATTATTACTGGGGTTACGTGTATTTTCGTCAAGTAAAAGACAAGTCTCTTCCAAGAGGATATTTCCAAAAG AGTATTGTTATAATTACAAAACTGCCATTTGTAAATCTCTTTGGAGAATTATGTGCTTTAATTGCACCTGAGTTTTTTGAAATTGGTAATGCCATTATGGAAGCTGTTGTGAGAGATATTGATCAATGGCCACCTCCAGTACCTGGTCAAATAGTACATTTACCACTTATAAGAGTTTTATttcaa ACATATATTCCAAATCAAAATTATAAATCAACTGTAACCACTATTGCTGCCGTGGATCATGCATCAAATTTTCACACATCTCGAAGACTAATTGTAACATCTGCCTATGAGGGAGACATGTTTAGAAGTTTAGCTAGTGTTGTAAGTTATGTACATCTATTATGGGAGTTAGTATTACTTAGCGAACCAATTGTTGTTATGGCTGGTTCACCTACTGGTTGCTCCGAAATGGTACAAGCACTCATTGC GATGATAGCACCACTAAAGTATTGTGCCGATCAACGACCTTACTTTACAATTCATGATTCTGAATTTAAAGAGTACACTACAGATGCTCCATCACCTCCAGCTGTAATATTAGGTGTAACTAATCCATTTTTTGCCAAAACACTACAACATTGGCCTCATATTATCCGAATAAGTAATGGAACTAGTAATG AAAATCAAAAGTACAAAATAAAGAAGTCGGAGAATCTTAAAGTACTGGATTCAAAACCGGGAGTCTATACGCAGTATAAACCATTCCTTCAAAAGGATAAAACTATACTAAAGAAGTTGTTTAGAGGTATCCAGACTAAGAGGCCAGGCGAAGTGCAAACGCTTCTTTTGAAGCGTCATTTGATAGAATTAACAGAAAGTTTTATGATACCTCTTGAAAGATATATTGCGAGTCTTATGCCGTTGCAAAAGGACATATCACCTTTCAAA GCTACACCCATACCTGAATTGTTTAATCCAGATGACTTTCTGGCTACTTTAAGTAGTGCTGGACCACAGTTGACTACAGGCATTAAAGGAGATTGGGTAGGACTGTACAGGCGATTTTTTCGTTCCCCAAATTTTTCTGGTTGGTTTCATACCAGGTACACCGAATTATCACATAAATTACAACTTATACAACTAGAGGCACTATCGCAAGCG GATTTAAAGACATGGGTGCAAGGAAAGCAAGAGGTAGAGCTAGTTGACATGATACTCAGGATCCgacaaaaattagaaaagactAATATTGATGAAGTACCTATAGGTAAGTCTGTAAGGGAGAAACTTCAAGAACGAATAAATGACATTACACATACATTACCCGATGATCTGAAAGATATTTTGAATCATGAATCTTGA
- the Ric gene encoding ras-related protein interacting with calmodulin isoform X2: MSADILQDKSVALNGKNEVPAGPRPTTRRGLRVYKIVVLGDGGVGKSAVTLQFVSHSFIDYHDPTIEDSYQLQRVIDGEAALLDILDTAGQVEFTAMRDQYMRCGEGFMICYSVTDRHSFQEALEYRKLISRVRANEDIPLVLIGNKYDLQHKRKVTTEEGMALAEQLGCPFYETSAALRQFIDDAFHSLVRQIRAKERSRNSL; this comes from the exons ATGTCAGCTGATATCCTGCAGGATAAGAGCGTAGCTTTGAATGGCAAGAACGAAGTACCGGCAGGCCCGCGGCCCACTACCAGACGTGGACTCAGGGTTTACAAGATTGTCGTTCTGGGTGACGGTGGTGTTGGTAAATCAG CTGTCACCTTGCAATTTGTCAGTCACAGTTTTATCGACTATCATGATCCAACTATAG AGGATTCATATCAACTGCAAAGGGTTATAGATGGAGAGGCTGCGCTCTTAGATATATTGGATACTGCAGGACAG gTGGAATTTACAGCTATGCGAGATCAATATATGAGATGTGGAGAAGGTTTCATGATATGTTATTCTGTAACTGATAGACATAGCTTCCAAGAAGCTTTGGAATATCGAAAATTAATATCGCGTGTAAGGGCTAATGAAGATATACCATTGGTGTTAATTGGCAATAAGTATGATTTGCAGCACAAAAGAAAG GTAACTACAGAAGAGGGGATGGCTCTTGCAGAACAGCTTGGTTGTCCATTTTATGAGACATCTGCTGCTCTTAGGCAATTCATTGATGATGCATTTCATTCATTAGTGAGGCAAATTCGAGCTAAGGAACGGTCACGAAATTCA CTTTGA
- the LOC143259043 gene encoding uncharacterized protein LOC143259043 isoform X1 codes for MGIDSMRVGGGRCPPLLVGGLLVACLMLICNWWTLSSENIELVRQIDELNEQLKISAEERDQCVTLRGNLEKSFKTAEKEMESLHVRLEQQTDLKKTNDKLEESLHSCKTDLDNLRKVDDTKSETLETLKVEKDNYNIQLEEKREENKKLQEEVDQLKEELDKIKLTCNKLEKTPEFTQQSTRTANNKTQLGSVPESAVKVSVAGQRGLKYHGIPILPRDPPGAERLSPRLSVTMLKANKASPIQANKGTADQNPDAELEYQDNSKQGNLGSTDGNIVESERDAQMKAPASSINK; via the exons ATGGGAATTGACAGTATGAGAGTCGGAGGAGGCCGATGTCCTCCCCTCCTTGTCGGAGGACTTCTTGTCGCTTGTTTAATGTTGATTTGTAACTGGTGGACTTTGTCTTCTGAAAATATTGAACTAGTTAGACAAATTGATGAATTGAACGAACAACTTAAAATCAG CGCCGAAGAAAGAGACCAGTGTGTGACATTACGTGGGAACTTGGAAAAGAGCTTTAAAACTGCAGAGAAAGAAATGGAATCACTTCATGTTCGTCTTGAGCAACAAACAGATCTAAAgaaaacaaatgataaattggaAGAATCTCTCCATTCTTGCAAGACTGATTTGGATAATTTGCGTAAAGTAGATGACACAAAATCTGAAACGTTAGAAACGTTAAAAGTAGAGAAAGATAATTATAATATCCAACTAGAAGAAAAAcgggaagaaaataaaaagttaCAGGAAGAAGTAGATCAg TTGAAAGAAGAACTTGACAAAATTAAACTTACATGTAATAAACTTGAGAAGACTCCTGAATTTACCCAACAAT CTACAAGAACAGCCAATAACAAGACTCAATTGGGTTCTGTTCCGGAGTCGGCTGTAAAAGTATCTGTAGCTGGTCAGCGTGGTTTGAAGTACCATGGAATTCCAATTCTTCCAAGAGATCCACCTGGCGCTGAGCGCCTAAGTCCTCGCCTCTCAGTTACAATGCTGAAAG CTAATAAGGCAAGTCCAATACAAGCAAACAAAGGTACTGCGGATCAGAATCCAGATGCAGAACTAGAATATCAAG ACAATAGTAAACAAGGAAATCTGGGATCCACAGATGGCAATATAGTAGAAAGCGAAAGGGATGCACAAATGAAAGCACCAGCCAGTagcattaataaataa